In one window of Methanococcoides methylutens DNA:
- the rimI gene encoding ribosomal protein S18-alanine N-acetyltransferase: MIIRQFEPYDFEDVLNIEMEAFTEHNPFVYMNFYEMNKDGFFVASINNRVVGFVIGYRSAVTEGRVFSLAVKEEYKGRRIGSQLMQTILNAFQQQGLKSATLEVRTSNHIAKKLYQDMGFIACWVEHRYYSDGENAIIMKKQLSPLCWVNSIQASL; encoded by the coding sequence ATGATCATCAGACAGTTTGAACCTTATGATTTTGAAGATGTTCTGAACATTGAAATGGAGGCTTTCACAGAACACAATCCTTTTGTCTATATGAATTTCTATGAAATGAACAAAGACGGGTTCTTTGTCGCCTCCATTAACAACAGGGTCGTGGGTTTTGTCATAGGATATCGATCTGCAGTTACAGAAGGCCGTGTCTTTTCACTGGCAGTTAAAGAAGAGTATAAAGGAAGGAGAATCGGAAGCCAGCTTATGCAAACCATACTGAACGCGTTCCAGCAGCAGGGATTAAAGTCTGCCACCCTTGAAGTAAGAACCAGCAACCACATAGCTAAAAAGCTATATCAGGACATGGGATTCATAGCATGCTGGGTGGAACATAGATACTATTCAGACGGAGAGAATGCCATCATAATGAAGAAGCAGCTTTCTCCTCTCTGCTGGGTCAACAGCATCCAAGCTAGCCTTTAA
- a CDS encoding (Fe-S)-binding protein → MEDEQLRSILKCVRCGTCRSVCPIFEELGWESFSTRGRMMIAKGISEGMELDESIIDSINTCTTCGICEEMCPAGAMPPDVFENIRHEIVEMGKETETQRYLRENTLSTGNPMNETHSRLGWLMEQRDMPEHAENVYFVGCLGSYRYQETVLRTYDLISHLDVTVLPDEVCCGSPLLRTGSDATELIAHNVRQMEKAGAHTIIASCAGCYNTLKNDYPDRFNVVHITEFLEENLDKLELDRLDITVTYHDPCHLGRANRIFDAPRKLINAVCELREMRTSRENARCCGGGGGVRKGYPELSKALTEKRVAEIPEGVDYIVTCCPLCRTNMEPFSKVPVIDLLDLLTWAQKKKRE, encoded by the coding sequence ATGGAGGATGAACAGTTAAGGTCAATACTCAAATGCGTTCGTTGCGGAACGTGCCGTTCGGTGTGTCCTATATTTGAAGAGCTCGGATGGGAATCTTTCAGCACCAGGGGAAGGATGATGATCGCAAAAGGGATCTCTGAGGGAATGGAACTTGATGAGAGTATTATTGATAGCATCAATACCTGCACTACATGTGGCATATGTGAGGAGATGTGTCCTGCAGGAGCAATGCCCCCTGATGTCTTTGAAAATATAAGGCATGAAATTGTGGAAATGGGCAAGGAAACAGAGACCCAAAGGTACCTGCGTGAGAACACGCTTTCCACAGGTAATCCGATGAATGAAACCCATTCCAGACTTGGGTGGTTAATGGAGCAACGCGATATGCCGGAACACGCTGAGAATGTGTATTTTGTTGGTTGCCTTGGGTCTTACCGATATCAGGAAACTGTACTTAGGACATACGACCTTATCAGCCACCTTGATGTGACAGTTCTTCCCGATGAGGTCTGTTGCGGTTCCCCTCTTCTGAGAACAGGGTCTGATGCAACTGAACTAATAGCGCATAATGTCAGGCAGATGGAAAAAGCAGGTGCTCATACCATAATAGCCAGCTGTGCGGGCTGCTACAATACTCTCAAAAATGACTACCCTGACAGGTTCAATGTTGTTCATATAACAGAATTCCTGGAAGAGAATCTGGATAAATTGGAACTTGACAGGCTTGATATAACTGTAACATATCATGACCCATGCCACCTTGGAAGGGCAAACAGGATATTTGATGCCCCAAGAAAATTGATAAACGCTGTTTGTGAGCTCAGGGAAATGAGGACATCCAGAGAGAATGCCAGATGTTGTGGAGGCGGGGGAGGAGTTCGTAAAGGTTACCCTGAACTCTCAAAAGCGCTTACAGAAAAAAGAGTTGCAGAAATTCCTGAAGGCGTGGATTACATTGTAACGTGTTGTCCATTATGCCGTACCAATATGGAACCATTTAGTAAAGTTCCGGTGATCGATCTTCTGGACCTTCTGACATGGGCGCAAAAAAAGAAAAGAGAATAA
- the arcS gene encoding archaeosine synthase subunit alpha has translation MTSYFEVEQRDGAARIGKILLSTPIRTPHIIDTVSLKDPAGPFADAGSMWDLSAEEALENIRKIRELSGDDTILILPHQDLTPDVPGDVAETIAKKIDMEATGPIGRIYRHGQDVKKADLYIMEGAGSFQGNARKFMQRIIEIREKIAPDTALYVPNLCTPANAAMLIYLGIDIVDNTRATVAGYNDIYLTTSGSYFVDSMAELPCRCDACAPITLEELREMPKADRAEILTRHNCNMLEAEVVLARERIRAGNLREYVEGQCRVEPWLAGLLRLFDTQYGYMEEHAPLARSNQLLATTSESMTRPEVVRFARRIHERYTPPETDILVLLPCSAKKPYSISNSHSKFIRSLGKNRRYVHEVIITSPLGVVPRELELTYPASHYDTVVTGYWDAEEIKWVSSCLSEYLSKNKYSHIIAHVEEAYREICEIVSKELGIEIIYTSSGNVTSYESLDNLKNTVSGIVAEGEFGQNKPRSDLMRAIADYQFGPGAGELLVPDRSKIKAPFPKHQVFIDKKQIATLIPQYGIIALTIDGTRLLAASDDYEGYTVTIDDFLPRGSLLAPGVIDADERIRTGDEVLVKGSKAIGVGRAMMNGKEMVASTRGIAVDLRHIKKADKDKDKD, from the coding sequence ATGACATCATATTTTGAGGTAGAACAGCGGGATGGTGCTGCCCGTATTGGAAAAATTCTCCTTTCAACACCTATCAGGACGCCGCACATAATTGATACGGTATCACTCAAAGACCCAGCAGGTCCTTTTGCAGATGCCGGGTCCATGTGGGACCTTTCTGCAGAAGAAGCTTTGGAAAATATCCGGAAGATACGCGAGCTTTCCGGTGATGATACGATCCTCATTTTGCCGCATCAGGACCTCACACCGGATGTGCCGGGTGATGTGGCAGAGACGATTGCAAAGAAGATCGATATGGAAGCTACCGGCCCTATTGGACGCATTTACCGACATGGCCAGGATGTAAAGAAAGCAGACCTTTACATTATGGAAGGAGCAGGTTCCTTCCAGGGCAATGCCAGGAAGTTCATGCAAAGGATAATTGAGATCAGGGAAAAAATAGCCCCTGATACTGCTCTCTATGTCCCGAACCTTTGCACACCTGCAAATGCTGCCATGCTGATCTACCTTGGCATCGATATTGTTGATAACACTCGTGCCACTGTGGCCGGGTACAATGACATTTATCTTACTACATCAGGAAGCTACTTTGTCGACTCTATGGCCGAACTTCCATGCAGGTGTGACGCCTGTGCTCCCATAACACTGGAAGAGCTCAGGGAAATGCCAAAAGCAGATCGTGCTGAGATATTAACAAGGCACAACTGCAACATGCTTGAAGCAGAGGTTGTCCTGGCAAGAGAGAGGATACGCGCGGGCAACCTGCGTGAATATGTGGAAGGCCAGTGTCGTGTAGAGCCCTGGCTTGCAGGACTCCTGAGACTTTTCGATACTCAATATGGTTACATGGAAGAACATGCACCCCTTGCACGTTCCAACCAGCTGCTTGCAACAACTTCCGAATCAATGACCAGGCCTGAGGTCGTTCGATTTGCCAGAAGGATACATGAAAGATACACCCCTCCTGAAACCGATATTCTGGTCCTGTTGCCATGTTCTGCCAAAAAGCCATATTCAATCTCGAACTCACATAGCAAGTTCATAAGATCACTGGGAAAGAACCGCAGATACGTCCATGAAGTAATAATCACATCTCCACTCGGAGTTGTACCAAGGGAACTCGAACTTACCTATCCTGCATCTCATTATGATACCGTTGTGACCGGGTACTGGGATGCTGAAGAGATAAAATGGGTATCATCATGTCTCTCTGAGTATCTTTCAAAGAACAAATATTCACATATCATAGCCCATGTGGAAGAAGCATACAGGGAGATCTGTGAGATCGTTTCAAAGGAACTTGGAATTGAGATCATCTATACAAGCTCAGGCAATGTGACCTCCTACGAATCCCTTGACAACCTCAAGAACACCGTATCAGGTATCGTTGCAGAAGGAGAATTTGGACAGAACAAACCAAGAAGTGACCTGATGCGCGCTATTGCAGACTACCAGTTCGGTCCGGGTGCAGGAGAGTTACTTGTTCCTGACAGATCAAAGATAAAGGCACCATTCCCAAAACACCAGGTGTTCATAGACAAGAAACAGATAGCTACACTGATACCACAATATGGGATAATAGCACTTACTATCGATGGTACCCGTCTGCTTGCCGCATCAGATGATTATGAAGGCTACACTGTAACTATCGATGATTTCCTCCCAAGAGGCTCTTTGCTTGCACCAGGTGTTATTGATGCTGATGAGAGGATCCGGACCGGTGACGAGGTCCTTGTCAAAGGAAGTAAAGCTATCGGAGTAGGGCGTGCCATGATGAACGGGAAAGAAATGGTTGCCTCCACAAGAGGTATAGCTGTTGATCTGCGTCACATAAAAAAAGCTGATAAAGATAAGGATAAGGATTGA
- a CDS encoding hybrid sensor histidine kinase/response regulator has product MNQKERSKILIIDSEGRNVELLESILISEQDIIRSSSGNEGLQKAIDNEPDLILLDNMIKDIPAHEICRILKSNESTKLIPIVIIATPDKKDEKIKSLEEGADDFVNKPVSYMEITTRVKALLKIKHLQDKVIKERNQASQYLDVIGSIIIILDKDSSIDFANKKACNLLGWKKEDIIGKSLTDFFPEDTKDIQKKELFQIFEGKRELPEFHELPLLTRNSDGTTEKRLILWHDVILKDEEGKIIGMIRSGEDNTERANMEEELTKANEKLRLSHKMKDEFLANINHELRTPLISIKGFSELLYNERLGELNEHQKKTMKTVVHNSERLRHLIESLFYVSDMQNETIKYTFSLIDLKEMLESIAASMLSNIEHKGIEFKKEIPETLPIVKGNSKYIESVLIHLLDNAIKFTPAGETVSVSSSEENGIVHIIVRDSGPGIPNDILCQFCTDIPEDASESDICCTNRDYGLIICKKIISAHKGDMGIDTKTGNGTEIHVRLPAFENEKTISK; this is encoded by the coding sequence ATGAACCAGAAAGAAAGATCAAAGATACTCATCATCGACAGCGAAGGCCGCAATGTCGAGCTTCTGGAATCCATTCTTATCTCTGAACAGGATATCATCAGATCATCTTCCGGAAACGAAGGACTCCAAAAAGCCATTGATAATGAACCGGACCTCATCCTGCTTGATAACATGATAAAGGACATTCCTGCTCATGAGATATGCAGGATACTGAAGAGCAACGAAAGTACAAAGCTCATACCAATCGTCATTATTGCAACTCCCGATAAAAAGGATGAAAAGATAAAAAGCCTTGAAGAAGGAGCTGATGACTTCGTTAACAAACCGGTCAGTTATATGGAGATCACTACACGTGTGAAAGCGTTGTTAAAGATCAAACATTTGCAGGATAAAGTTATCAAAGAACGAAATCAGGCCTCCCAGTACCTTGATGTCATAGGTTCCATTATAATAATACTTGATAAAGATTCAAGCATCGATTTTGCCAATAAGAAAGCTTGTAACTTGCTGGGATGGAAGAAAGAGGACATTATAGGAAAAAGCCTGACCGATTTCTTCCCGGAAGATACGAAAGATATCCAGAAAAAAGAACTATTCCAGATATTTGAAGGTAAAAGAGAACTGCCTGAATTCCATGAACTGCCGCTATTGACAAGGAACAGCGATGGGACCACAGAAAAAAGACTGATACTCTGGCATGATGTGATCTTAAAGGATGAGGAAGGAAAGATCATCGGCATGATCCGCTCAGGTGAAGACAACACCGAAAGAGCGAACATGGAAGAAGAGCTCACAAAGGCAAATGAGAAGCTTCGTCTTTCCCATAAGATGAAGGATGAGTTCCTGGCAAACATCAACCACGAACTTCGAACCCCTCTGATATCGATAAAAGGATTTAGTGAACTTCTATACAATGAGCGTCTGGGTGAGTTGAACGAGCATCAAAAGAAGACCATGAAAACTGTTGTCCATAACTCAGAACGTCTTCGACATTTGATAGAATCACTGTTCTATGTCAGCGACATGCAAAATGAAACTATAAAATATACATTTAGCCTCATAGACCTCAAAGAGATGCTGGAAAGCATAGCTGCCAGCATGCTCTCCAATATAGAGCATAAAGGCATTGAATTCAAAAAAGAGATACCTGAAACATTGCCAATAGTGAAAGGCAATAGCAAATATATCGAATCTGTGCTAATACACCTGCTTGACAATGCAATAAAATTCACTCCTGCAGGAGAAACGGTATCGGTGTCATCTTCAGAAGAGAATGGAATTGTGCATATCATTGTACGAGATTCAGGACCGGGAATTCCAAACGATATACTCTGCCAGTTTTGCACCGATATTCCGGAAGATGCCAGTGAAAGTGATATCTGTTGCACTAACCGGGATTACGGCCTGATCATCTGTAAGAAGATCATAAGCGCACACAAAGGTGATATGGGCATCGATACTAAAACAGGGAATGGAACTGAGATCCATGTCCGGTTACCAGCATTTGAAAATGAGAAAACTATCAGCAAATAA
- a CDS encoding UPF0058 family protein, with amino-acid sequence MHKDELIQLHTLLAQIKRHLETQDTDHDFSEYQSLAISPVHIHRSKAEHKHAIFVLGNHLASIMSEDELSGIGRTSTRMQEFAKRTSRNVSGSNN; translated from the coding sequence ATGCACAAAGATGAATTGATTCAATTGCATACATTGCTGGCTCAAATAAAGAGGCATCTGGAAACCCAGGATACTGATCATGACTTTTCTGAGTACCAGTCGCTTGCCATAAGTCCTGTGCACATCCATCGAAGCAAGGCAGAGCACAAACATGCTATATTCGTACTTGGTAACCATCTTGCATCAATAATGTCAGAAGATGAGCTTTCAGGTATTGGCAGGACCTCCACCAGAATGCAGGAATTTGCAAAACGTACCAGCAGGAATGTTTCCGGTAGCAACAATTAA
- a CDS encoding FAD-binding oxidoreductase, with protein sequence MLKKQLEAIVGEENVSTRSSELYCYSFDASQVKGKADAVVRPHNSEQVASVVRLAGELGLPVVARGAGSGLCGGAVPVDGGIVLDMSSMDRIVEIDTDNLQVTVEPGVVHEKLNQALSPYGFFFPPDPGSTAMCTIGGLMANNGSGMRSVKYGTTRNYVLDLEVVMADGKIVRTGSRTLKTASGYDLTDLMIGSEGTLGIITRAVLRMHPLPRARSVILASFGNTALAGKTVVKILSAGIIPSACEILDSTAIETVRRYDPTVELPDAGAILLIEVDGMESAVKEEADTVGNVCSELASAIKVASTADESSRLWNARRLVGAAISRIDPKRTRVYVGEDIGVPIKELPGMLEYVRSLSEEFNIPIMTYGHIGDGNLHTGMTIDMLDENAMEHVNTVADRIYRRVIDVGGTVSAEHGVGKARAGYMELEHPTSMYVMRQIKNALDPQGILNPGKMGL encoded by the coding sequence ATGCTCAAGAAACAACTGGAAGCCATTGTTGGAGAGGAAAATGTCTCAACAAGGTCCTCAGAGCTTTATTGTTATTCTTTTGATGCCTCTCAGGTAAAAGGGAAAGCTGATGCCGTTGTCCGACCTCATAATTCCGAACAGGTCGCATCTGTTGTCAGACTGGCAGGTGAGCTTGGGTTGCCTGTAGTGGCAAGAGGTGCAGGTTCCGGCCTTTGCGGAGGTGCTGTTCCCGTAGATGGTGGGATCGTACTTGACATGTCCTCAATGGATCGTATTGTTGAAATTGACACTGATAATCTCCAGGTTACCGTGGAGCCTGGAGTTGTGCACGAGAAACTGAATCAGGCACTTTCTCCCTATGGTTTTTTCTTTCCGCCGGATCCCGGGAGCACTGCCATGTGCACCATTGGCGGGCTAATGGCGAACAACGGAAGCGGGATGCGTTCCGTAAAATACGGTACAACAAGGAACTATGTGCTTGACCTTGAGGTCGTTATGGCAGACGGGAAGATAGTGAGGACCGGCTCAAGGACGCTCAAGACCGCATCCGGATACGATCTGACCGACCTTATGATCGGTTCGGAAGGGACACTTGGAATTATCACCCGGGCAGTTCTAAGAATGCACCCTCTTCCAAGGGCACGCAGTGTAATACTGGCTTCTTTTGGTAATACTGCCCTCGCCGGCAAAACAGTGGTAAAGATACTATCAGCAGGAATTATACCTTCGGCATGTGAGATCCTTGACAGCACTGCAATAGAGACTGTCCGCAGATATGATCCCACTGTGGAGCTTCCTGATGCAGGAGCTATTCTGCTTATAGAGGTTGACGGAATGGAGAGTGCTGTGAAGGAAGAGGCAGATACTGTCGGAAATGTTTGTTCTGAGCTTGCTTCTGCAATAAAGGTGGCTTCAACTGCAGATGAAAGTTCTCGTCTCTGGAATGCGCGCAGGCTTGTGGGTGCTGCTATATCCAGGATCGACCCGAAACGAACCCGTGTCTATGTCGGGGAGGATATAGGGGTCCCCATAAAGGAGCTTCCCGGAATGCTGGAATATGTTCGCTCATTATCAGAGGAGTTTAACATACCGATAATGACATACGGACATATCGGTGACGGGAACCTTCACACAGGTATGACAATCGATATGCTGGATGAAAATGCAATGGAGCATGTCAATACTGTAGCTGACAGGATATACAGGCGTGTTATCGATGTAGGCGGTACTGTAAGTGCTGAACATGGGGTGGGAAAGGCGCGTGCAGGCTATATGGAGCTGGAACACCCGACCTCGATGTATGTGATGCGACAGATCAAGAATGCACTTGATCCTCAGGGGATATTGAATCCGGGAAAGATGGGGTTGTGA